Proteins encoded within one genomic window of Acinetobacter sp. WCHA55:
- the rlmH gene encoding 23S rRNA (pseudouridine(1915)-N(3))-methyltransferase RlmH produces MKIRILTIGQKMPAWVLTGFEDYFKRIQPFVQTQIIELPMAKRGKNDSEADILKYRQIEGDSILNAMKGNEVLIALEVGGREFSTEKLAETMKGWMLEGNDIVLAIGGPDGHSEAVRKAAAWHWSLSKLTLPHPMVRVMLIEQLYRAMSINHNHPYHRAG; encoded by the coding sequence ATGAAAATCCGTATTCTGACCATTGGTCAAAAAATGCCAGCGTGGGTGCTCACTGGTTTTGAAGATTATTTCAAACGTATTCAACCTTTTGTTCAAACGCAGATTATTGAACTACCCATGGCAAAGCGCGGTAAAAATGATTCAGAAGCAGATATTTTGAAATACCGTCAAATTGAAGGTGATAGCATTTTAAATGCGATGAAAGGCAACGAAGTGCTGATTGCTTTAGAAGTCGGTGGTCGTGAGTTTAGCACCGAAAAACTGGCAGAAACTATGAAAGGATGGATGCTTGAGGGCAATGATATTGTATTGGCTATTGGTGGGCCTGACGGTCACTCTGAAGCAGTACGTAAAGCAGCTGCTTGGCATTGGTCTTTATCCAAACTGACCTTACCTCACCCGATGGTTCGCGTGATGCTGATTGAACAACTCTACCGTGCGATGAGTATTAACCATAATCACCCTTATCATCGTGCAGGTTAA
- a CDS encoding META and DUF4377 domain-containing protein: MKLKYLAIALFPLALAACQSSDIQKVGDLAVSVLQQQNADQTLTNYHWSANTADAPKPLVLNFDKQAGRLGIATSCNGMGTSWKVENNQIVTGNLMATQMACEPKAMAQESVAADLFDNRKAPFVLNLNDPDAPTLTVVSAKGEKIVFTGKQTAEAKYQSQGETVFLEISPETKTCSAGVARVECLQVREIKYAENGVKTQVDKDWTLFYNHIDGFTHNPKERQIVRVKRYEIQNPAADQSKYAYVQDMIIEREAVKGSL; the protein is encoded by the coding sequence ATGAAATTAAAATATTTAGCGATTGCCCTTTTTCCACTCGCGCTGGCTGCTTGCCAATCATCTGATATTCAAAAAGTAGGAGATTTGGCTGTGTCTGTACTACAACAACAAAATGCAGATCAAACACTCACAAACTACCATTGGAGCGCGAACACCGCAGATGCGCCTAAACCTTTGGTTTTAAACTTTGACAAACAAGCTGGTCGCTTAGGCATTGCAACCAGTTGTAACGGTATGGGTACCAGTTGGAAAGTTGAGAATAATCAAATCGTGACGGGTAACCTGATGGCGACTCAAATGGCATGTGAACCAAAAGCTATGGCTCAAGAAAGTGTCGCAGCAGATTTATTTGACAACCGTAAGGCACCTTTTGTTTTAAACCTAAATGATCCTGATGCACCAACACTGACCGTGGTATCGGCAAAAGGTGAAAAAATTGTATTCACAGGTAAGCAAACGGCTGAAGCGAAATATCAAAGCCAAGGTGAAACTGTTTTCTTAGAAATTTCACCAGAAACCAAAACATGTTCTGCAGGTGTTGCTCGTGTGGAATGCTTACAAGTTCGTGAAATTAAGTATGCTGAAAATGGCGTAAAAACACAGGTCGATAAAGACTGGACGTTATTCTATAACCACATTGATGGTTTCACCCACAATCCGAAAGAACGTCAAATCGTGCGTGTGAAGCGTTATGAAATTCAAAACCCTGCGGCTGACCAATCAAAATATGCTTATGTTCAAGACATGATTATTGAACGCGAAGCGGTAAAAGGCTCATTGTAA
- a CDS encoding VOC family protein, with product MKNPIGWFEIYVDDLSRAKQFYESVFNIQLTELTPPADDNSLQMWAFPSDMQVYGASGALVKMPGLSAGGNSTLIYFSCDDCANEASRLVESGGKIHEAKTAIGEYGFIVLAFDSEGNMIGLHSMT from the coding sequence ATGAAAAACCCGATTGGATGGTTTGAAATTTATGTGGATGACTTATCTCGTGCCAAACAATTTTATGAGTCTGTTTTTAATATTCAATTAACTGAATTAACTCCACCAGCGGATGATAATTCGTTGCAAATGTGGGCTTTCCCTTCAGACATGCAAGTCTATGGCGCTTCAGGTGCACTGGTGAAAATGCCAGGCTTATCCGCAGGAGGAAACAGTACTTTAATCTATTTTTCATGTGATGATTGTGCGAATGAAGCGAGCCGACTTGTTGAATCTGGTGGAAAAATTCATGAAGCAAAAACGGCCATTGGTGAATATGGTTTTATTGTGCTGGCCTTTGATAGTGAAGGAAATATGATTGGCCTACATTCCATGACATGA
- the gdhA gene encoding NADP-specific glutamate dehydrogenase, whose protein sequence is MKYNSLNEFLDYVKTRDEHQPEFLQAVEEVMTSLWPFIEKNPRYADHGLLERLVEPERAIQFRVSWVDDQGQTHVNRAFRVQYNSAIGPFKGGMRFHPSVNLSILKFLGFEQTFKNALTTLPMGGGKGGSDFDPKGKSEGEIMRFCQALMIELYRHLGSNTDIPAGDIGVGGREVGYMAGMMKKLSNDTSSVFTGKGLTFGGSLARPEATGYGTVYFAEEMLKTRGDCFQGKTVTISGSGNVAQYAAEKAMYLGAKVVSLSDSAGTVYVKAGFTDALLAEVMELKNVKRGRISEFASKHGFEYLEGQRPWSIPCDIALPCATQNELDQTDAEVLLANGVICVAEGANMPSTLDAVEKFVEAKILYAPGKASNAGGVATSGLEMSQNALRLGWTFEEVDERLHAIMKEIHRNCVKYGTQADGTVNYVNGANIAGFVKVADAMLAQGVF, encoded by the coding sequence TTGAAATATAACAGCCTTAATGAGTTTTTAGATTACGTGAAAACACGTGATGAACATCAACCCGAGTTTCTACAAGCGGTAGAGGAAGTCATGACCAGCCTTTGGCCGTTCATTGAAAAAAATCCTCGTTATGCAGACCATGGTTTGCTAGAGCGTTTGGTTGAGCCAGAGCGTGCGATTCAATTCCGCGTTTCATGGGTGGATGATCAAGGTCAAACCCATGTAAACCGTGCTTTCCGTGTTCAATACAACTCAGCTATTGGTCCATTTAAAGGTGGTATGCGTTTTCACCCATCGGTAAATCTCTCGATCCTCAAATTTTTAGGCTTTGAACAAACTTTTAAAAATGCGTTAACAACACTGCCAATGGGTGGTGGTAAAGGCGGTTCAGACTTTGATCCTAAGGGGAAGTCTGAAGGTGAAATCATGCGTTTTTGCCAAGCGCTAATGATTGAGCTATACCGTCACCTAGGTTCAAATACGGATATCCCTGCGGGTGATATTGGTGTGGGTGGCCGTGAAGTGGGTTATATGGCTGGCATGATGAAGAAGCTAAGTAATGACACTTCATCTGTGTTTACGGGTAAAGGTTTGACCTTTGGTGGTTCTTTGGCGCGTCCTGAAGCAACGGGTTACGGTACAGTGTATTTTGCTGAAGAAATGCTAAAAACACGTGGCGACTGCTTCCAAGGCAAAACAGTCACGATTTCTGGTTCTGGTAACGTAGCACAATATGCTGCTGAAAAAGCAATGTATTTGGGCGCAAAAGTCGTTTCATTGTCTGACTCTGCGGGTACGGTATATGTAAAAGCAGGCTTCACCGATGCTTTACTTGCTGAAGTGATGGAGCTGAAAAATGTGAAGCGTGGTCGTATTTCTGAATTTGCATCTAAGCATGGCTTTGAATACTTAGAAGGGCAGCGTCCATGGTCTATTCCATGTGATATCGCATTGCCATGCGCAACTCAAAATGAATTAGATCAGACGGATGCTGAAGTACTCCTTGCAAATGGAGTGATTTGTGTCGCTGAAGGGGCAAACATGCCTTCTACTTTAGATGCAGTTGAAAAATTCGTTGAAGCGAAAATTTTATACGCACCAGGTAAAGCATCCAACGCGGGTGGTGTTGCGACCTCTGGCTTAGAAATGTCACAAAATGCTTTGCGTTTGGGTTGGACTTTTGAAGAAGTCGATGAGCGTTTACATGCGATCATGAAAGAAATTCACCGTAACTGTGTGAAATACGGTACACAAGCAGACGGTACTGTGAACTATGTCAATGGTGCTAACATTGCAGGCTTTGTAAAAGTTGCAGATGCAATGCTAGCTCAAGGCGTATTCTAA
- the nth gene encoding endonuclease III, whose translation MLTTSGKPVKNMTKKQIQIFFERLRAQRPNPKTELNYSSPFELLVAVTLSAQATDVSVNKATDKLFPIANTPETIYALGVDGLKAYIKTIGLYNSKAENIIKACKILIEKHNSIVPNNRADLEALPGVGRKTANVVLNTAFGQPTMAVDTHIFRLGNRTGLAVGKNVLEVEHRLVKVIPKEFIVDSHHWLILHGRYCCIARKPKCHECIVSDVCNWPDRFEFGAARIATTMIETEH comes from the coding sequence ATGCTAACCACAAGCGGAAAACCTGTAAAAAACATGACCAAAAAGCAAATCCAAATCTTTTTTGAACGTTTACGAGCACAACGCCCAAACCCAAAAACTGAATTGAATTATTCAAGTCCTTTTGAGCTGTTAGTAGCCGTAACCTTATCTGCTCAAGCAACGGATGTGAGCGTCAACAAAGCCACTGATAAACTCTTTCCAATTGCCAATACACCTGAAACGATTTATGCCTTGGGGGTAGATGGTTTAAAAGCCTATATTAAAACTATAGGTTTATATAATTCAAAGGCTGAGAATATTATCAAAGCCTGTAAAATTCTGATTGAAAAACATAACAGCATCGTGCCAAACAACCGCGCCGATTTAGAGGCCTTGCCCGGTGTAGGACGAAAAACAGCCAATGTGGTGTTAAATACTGCTTTTGGACAACCAACAATGGCGGTCGATACACATATTTTTCGTTTAGGCAATCGTACGGGCTTAGCGGTCGGCAAAAATGTGCTTGAAGTCGAACATCGTTTGGTAAAAGTCATTCCGAAAGAATTTATTGTCGACTCGCATCATTGGCTCATTTTACATGGTCGATACTGCTGTATCGCACGCAAACCGAAATGTCATGAGTGTATTGTTTCAGATGTGTGTAACTGGCCAGATCGTTTTGAATTTGGTGCAGCACGTATTGCCACAACGATGATAGAAACTGAACACTAA
- a CDS encoding RnfABCDGE type electron transport complex subunit B encodes MNSHISLIQTIDALLPQTQCGLCGHRDGCLPYAQAINEGEAANKCVPGGQPVANALAQLLNRPELVAEKSVWPLQADGRPQRMKAIIREDECIGCTKCISACPVDAIIGSGKLMHSILTDLCTGCELCIPPCPVDCIDLIPDVNGIPTEILRKAEQDDLRQRYYAHIQREEKQRLHRKGPVVRAEIDTALFAKFSAQNDAVPDIQIIEKEPEMAAKPDAKSTIELAKLRVQIKKLEKQLSVREDVKKRLLLDDLTQQLNQLQEA; translated from the coding sequence ATGAATTCGCACATTTCCCTGATCCAAACTATCGATGCTCTCCTTCCCCAAACCCAATGTGGACTCTGCGGACATCGTGATGGATGTCTGCCTTATGCCCAAGCCATCAACGAAGGTGAGGCAGCCAATAAGTGTGTACCTGGTGGGCAGCCTGTAGCTAATGCATTGGCTCAGTTACTAAACCGACCAGAATTAGTTGCAGAGAAAAGTGTTTGGCCTCTGCAAGCCGATGGTCGTCCACAGAGAATGAAAGCAATCATTCGTGAAGATGAATGCATTGGTTGTACCAAATGTATTAGTGCCTGTCCTGTAGATGCCATTATTGGCTCGGGTAAACTCATGCACAGCATTTTGACTGACCTGTGTACAGGCTGTGAACTGTGTATTCCCCCTTGTCCTGTTGACTGTATTGACCTTATTCCAGATGTAAACGGCATACCGACGGAAATCTTGCGTAAAGCTGAACAAGATGATTTAAGACAACGCTATTACGCACACATTCAGCGTGAGGAAAAACAGCGTCTACACCGTAAAGGTCCAGTGGTTCGTGCGGAAATTGATACGGCGTTATTTGCCAAGTTTTCAGCACAGAACGATGCTGTACCTGATATTCAGATCATTGAAAAAGAACCAGAAATGGCAGCAAAACCAGATGCAAAATCCACCATTGAGCTGGCGAAATTACGTGTACAAATTAAAAAACTAGAAAAGCAACTCAGCGTGCGTGAAGATGTAAAAAAACGTCTATTGTTAGATGACTTAACCCAACAGCTTAATCAGTTACAGGAAGCTTAG
- a CDS encoding M28 family peptidase, with protein sequence MWLKTLKKQVFLWIAVLTTFTGQVFASNVKMADEQNLQVYLEQVIGQGKARNYKNLDELNRVSAWIKEQMRLLGVPCHYQNFTANQQIYRNVVCSLNVGRADRVIVGAHYDVFGDQDGADDNASGVAGVIETARILSEQKSKLPNNVDFVFYSLEEPPFSKTEQMGSYVHAKSVQSQKDKIKGVYILEMIGFFSEQPIQSYPVGLKWIYPTHGNFIATVSNVSSRDLGTGYCAAMQELNQLECQRLVAPSFANAFDFSDHLNYWEFDIPAVMITDTAFYRNGHYHTKADRLATLNLTKMANVIDGLVQHLLKP encoded by the coding sequence ATGTGGCTCAAAACTTTAAAAAAACAGGTTTTTTTGTGGATTGCTGTACTGACTACTTTCACAGGGCAGGTATTTGCAAGCAACGTCAAAATGGCTGATGAACAAAACCTACAAGTTTATTTGGAGCAAGTGATTGGTCAGGGCAAAGCACGTAACTATAAAAACCTTGATGAACTGAACCGTGTCTCTGCATGGATCAAAGAACAAATGCGCTTATTGGGCGTTCCCTGTCACTATCAAAACTTTACGGCCAATCAGCAAATCTACCGAAATGTAGTGTGCAGTTTAAACGTTGGACGTGCAGACCGCGTGATTGTTGGGGCACATTATGACGTTTTTGGCGATCAAGATGGTGCAGATGACAATGCCTCTGGTGTTGCTGGCGTGATTGAAACGGCGCGCATTTTGTCAGAGCAAAAGTCTAAACTGCCCAACAATGTGGACTTTGTGTTTTATAGTTTAGAAGAACCACCATTTTCTAAAACTGAACAAATGGGCAGTTATGTGCATGCAAAATCGGTTCAGTCACAAAAAGATAAGATCAAAGGTGTTTATATTTTAGAAATGATTGGGTTTTTTAGCGAGCAACCCATCCAAAGCTATCCTGTGGGCTTAAAGTGGATTTACCCAACACATGGTAATTTTATTGCGACCGTGAGTAACGTCAGTTCACGTGATTTAGGTACAGGCTACTGTGCTGCGATGCAGGAGTTGAATCAACTGGAATGTCAGCGTTTGGTTGCACCAAGCTTTGCTAATGCTTTTGATTTTTCAGATCATTTGAATTATTGGGAGTTTGATATTCCAGCAGTGATGATTACCGATACGGCATTTTATCGAAATGGTCACTACCATACCAAAGCAGACCGCTTAGCGACGTTGAATTTGACCAAAATGGCAAATGTGATCGATGGGCTGGTACAGCATTTATTGAAACCTTAA
- a CDS encoding dioxygenase, translating to MNLQTLPGLFISHGSPMLALNPEQVGPALHRLGLNLPTPKAIVIMSAHWESNSLEVSTGVRPETWHDFRGFPAELYDIRYPAPGQPVLAEEILHLLAEAGFSAHANSTRPRDHGVWMPLLHMYPDADIPVVEISLPMNLSAEEIYKIGQTLAPLREQQVLLIGSGSITHNLAELSWHGQSQAVPEWASTFRNHVVAKLSHQDFDAVLDWESIPFVRRNHPTLEHFAPIFFTMGTGHRFNIVHSSFTMGALGMDIYRFD from the coding sequence ATGAACTTACAAACGCTACCCGGCTTATTCATTTCTCATGGCTCTCCCATGCTTGCGTTGAATCCAGAGCAAGTTGGGCCTGCGTTACATCGTTTAGGCTTAAACTTACCTACACCAAAAGCAATTGTGATTATGTCCGCCCACTGGGAAAGTAACTCACTTGAAGTAAGTACTGGAGTCCGTCCTGAGACATGGCATGACTTTCGAGGCTTTCCTGCTGAGCTTTATGACATTCGCTACCCCGCACCCGGTCAGCCTGTTTTAGCTGAAGAAATTCTACATTTATTGGCAGAAGCAGGTTTTTCAGCTCATGCAAACAGTACCCGTCCGCGTGATCATGGCGTTTGGATGCCTTTACTCCATATGTATCCAGATGCAGACATCCCTGTGGTGGAAATCTCACTCCCGATGAATCTGTCGGCAGAGGAGATTTATAAAATTGGACAAACGCTTGCACCACTACGCGAACAGCAGGTCTTGCTCATTGGCTCAGGGAGTATTACCCATAACTTAGCCGAGTTGTCGTGGCATGGTCAGTCACAAGCGGTACCTGAGTGGGCTTCAACGTTTCGTAATCATGTCGTCGCGAAACTCAGCCATCAGGACTTTGACGCGGTTTTAGACTGGGAATCGATCCCTTTTGTCCGCCGTAACCACCCAACGTTGGAACACTTTGCCCCAATATTCTTTACGATGGGCACAGGTCATCGTTTTAATATTGTACATAGTAGTTTTACTATGGGTGCACTAGGCATGGACATTTACCGTTTCGATTAA
- the lon gene encoding endopeptidase La — protein MSEIIMNQETLEPQVPSVLPLLALRDVVVYPHMQIALFVGREKSINAVDVARNSDNLVFVVAQKDSLSEEIDHDNLYQYGTVAKIVQVVNHENDENCIKVLIEGLHRSKLEKIIDENDYLTAEHALSPMSVHIDKTTQETRVQELRALFGQYAEAKLRNARELIAAANKIDDLLQLLFFVATRVPLNIDVKQKFLEHDEFEAHLQELMTYLLQQSEEQQIEQTLHDSVKRQMEKNQREYFLNEKMKVIQRELSDMNGGAEDDVAEIEKRLAEADLPEHVRKKAESEFRKLKAMQPASSEAAVVRNYIEAILDTPWNKASKVSINLAKAQEILDADHYGLDDVKDRIVEYLAVQSRVKKLKGPILCLVGPPGVGKTSLGESVAKATGREFVRMALGGVRDEAEIRGHRRTYIGAMPGKIVQSLTKVGVKNPLFLLDEIDKMAQDYRGDPASALLEVLDPSQNSKFNDHYLDLDLDLSEVMFICTANSMNIPEALLDRMEVIRLPGYTEDEKVNIAERYLVPKAIKNNGLRAKELTVHEEAIRDIVQRYTREAGVRSLEREVSKIARKVVKEAVSKKAKNLQIDVTSANLPDYLGPHKFDFGMAEDEAQVGRVNGLAWTSVGGELLTIEVAAVKGKGKFITTGSLGDVMKESITAAMTVVRTRADELGIDASRFDETDVHVHLPEGATPKDGPSAGLALTTALVSAFTGIPIRPDIAMTGETSLGGRAMRIGGLKEKLLAAHRGGIKLVFIPQDNVRDLSEIPDNVKEGLEIKAVKSIDEILPLALTSMPEPLVKAPIVKAVDEGKKAARH, from the coding sequence ATGTCTGAAATTATTATGAATCAAGAAACCTTAGAGCCTCAGGTTCCAAGTGTATTACCACTTTTAGCGTTACGTGATGTAGTGGTGTACCCACACATGCAAATCGCGCTATTTGTAGGTCGTGAAAAATCGATCAATGCAGTTGATGTGGCTCGTAACAGTGACAATCTAGTATTTGTAGTTGCTCAGAAAGATTCTCTTTCAGAAGAAATTGATCACGACAACTTATATCAATACGGTACTGTCGCGAAGATTGTGCAAGTTGTGAATCATGAAAATGATGAAAACTGTATAAAAGTATTAATTGAAGGCTTACATCGTTCAAAGCTAGAAAAAATCATTGATGAAAATGATTATCTCACAGCTGAACATGCGCTTAGCCCAATGTCAGTCCACATTGACAAAACAACACAAGAAACACGTGTACAAGAGTTACGTGCCCTGTTTGGTCAATACGCTGAAGCAAAACTACGTAATGCACGTGAACTGATTGCTGCTGCGAACAAGATCGACGATTTACTTCAATTATTATTCTTCGTAGCGACCCGTGTTCCACTGAATATTGATGTGAAGCAAAAATTCCTCGAACACGATGAGTTTGAAGCACACTTACAAGAACTGATGACGTATTTATTGCAACAATCTGAAGAACAACAGATTGAGCAAACTTTACATGACTCAGTGAAGCGTCAAATGGAGAAAAACCAACGCGAATACTTCCTCAATGAAAAGATGAAGGTGATTCAGCGTGAACTTTCCGACATGAATGGCGGTGCAGAAGATGACGTTGCAGAAATTGAAAAACGTCTTGCTGAAGCAGATTTGCCCGAACACGTGCGTAAAAAAGCGGAAAGCGAATTCCGTAAACTAAAAGCAATGCAACCTGCATCTAGTGAAGCGGCTGTGGTGCGCAATTATATCGAGGCCATCTTAGATACGCCTTGGAATAAAGCCAGCAAAGTCAGTATTAACCTTGCGAAAGCACAGGAAATTCTGGATGCAGACCACTATGGCTTAGATGACGTGAAAGACCGTATTGTCGAATATCTTGCGGTACAGTCACGCGTGAAAAAGCTTAAAGGCCCAATCCTTTGTTTGGTTGGCCCTCCAGGTGTAGGTAAAACTTCACTGGGTGAATCTGTTGCGAAAGCGACAGGTCGTGAGTTTGTCCGTATGGCATTAGGTGGCGTACGTGATGAAGCGGAAATCCGTGGTCATCGTCGTACTTATATCGGTGCGATGCCGGGTAAAATTGTGCAGTCTTTAACGAAAGTCGGCGTGAAGAACCCATTGTTCTTGCTCGACGAAATCGACAAGATGGCACAAGACTACCGTGGCGACCCTGCTTCTGCGTTGCTTGAAGTACTCGATCCATCACAAAACAGCAAATTCAATGATCACTACCTCGATCTTGATCTAGATTTGTCTGAAGTGATGTTCATTTGTACTGCAAACAGCATGAATATTCCTGAAGCCTTACTGGATCGTATGGAAGTGATTCGTCTACCGGGTTATACCGAAGATGAAAAAGTCAACATTGCTGAACGTTACCTTGTTCCGAAAGCCATTAAAAATAATGGTCTACGTGCAAAAGAATTGACTGTTCATGAAGAAGCGATTCGTGACATCGTGCAACGTTATACACGTGAAGCGGGTGTGCGTAGCTTAGAACGTGAAGTCTCTAAAATTGCCCGTAAAGTGGTCAAAGAAGCGGTCAGTAAAAAGGCGAAAAATCTGCAAATCGATGTGACTTCGGCAAACCTTCCAGACTACTTAGGTCCACATAAGTTTGACTTTGGTATGGCGGAAGACGAAGCCCAAGTCGGTCGCGTGAACGGTTTGGCATGGACTTCTGTTGGTGGTGAGTTATTGACCATTGAAGTTGCAGCGGTCAAAGGTAAAGGAAAATTCATCACTACAGGTTCACTTGGTGACGTGATGAAAGAATCCATTACTGCTGCTATGACCGTGGTACGTACCCGTGCAGATGAACTCGGTATTGATGCATCTCGCTTTGATGAAACAGATGTACACGTTCACTTACCTGAAGGTGCAACACCTAAAGATGGCCCTTCTGCAGGTCTCGCGTTAACGACAGCATTGGTTTCTGCCTTCACTGGTATTCCAATTCGTCCTGATATCGCGATGACAGGTGAAACCAGTCTAGGGGGCCGTGCAATGCGTATTGGTGGCTTGAAAGAGAAACTACTCGCAGCACACCGTGGTGGCATTAAATTGGTCTTCATTCCTCAAGACAACGTCCGTGATTTATCTGAAATCCCTGACAATGTCAAAGAAGGTTTAGAGATTAAAGCAGTAAAATCAATTGATGAAATTTTACCACTAGCGTTGACCTCTATGCCTGAACCGTTGGTCAAAGCACCAATTGTCAAAGCGGTCGATGAAGGCAAAAAAGCCGCACGCCACTAA
- the adk gene encoding adenylate kinase, giving the protein MRIILLGPPGAGKGTQAQLICKRYNVPQISTGDMLRAAIREGTELGLQAKSVMDNGGLVSDELIIGLVKERIAQPDCVNGCIFDGFPRTIPQAEALENEGINIDHVIEIDVPDEEIVQRLSGRRQHPASGRVYHIVYNPPKVEGKDDETGEDLVQRPDDQEATIRKRLGSYHTETEQLVGFYQGRAASGENAPTYDKLNGLRPIDEVQADLFAILDQDK; this is encoded by the coding sequence ATGCGCATTATCTTACTCGGACCACCTGGAGCAGGTAAAGGTACACAAGCTCAGTTGATCTGTAAGCGCTACAATGTCCCACAAATTTCAACCGGTGATATGCTCCGTGCTGCAATTCGTGAAGGAACTGAACTCGGTCTACAAGCTAAAAGCGTGATGGACAATGGTGGTCTTGTATCTGATGAACTGATCATTGGTTTAGTGAAAGAACGTATTGCACAGCCTGATTGTGTAAATGGCTGTATCTTTGATGGTTTCCCTCGTACAATTCCTCAAGCCGAAGCGCTTGAAAATGAAGGCATCAATATTGATCACGTGATTGAAATAGATGTTCCTGACGAAGAAATCGTACAACGTCTTTCTGGTCGTCGCCAGCACCCTGCATCGGGTCGTGTTTATCACATCGTTTACAACCCACCTAAAGTGGAAGGTAAAGACGACGAAACTGGTGAAGATCTGGTACAACGTCCGGATGACCAAGAAGCAACGATTCGTAAGCGTTTAGGTTCATATCACACTGAAACTGAACAGTTGGTTGGTTTCTACCAAGGTCGCGCAGCGTCTGGTGAAAATGCACCAACCTATGACAAGCTGAATGGCTTACGTCCAATTGACGAAGTACAAGCAGATTTGTTCGCGATTCTTGATCAAGACAAATAA